One Primulina tabacum isolate GXHZ01 chromosome 10, ASM2559414v2, whole genome shotgun sequence DNA segment encodes these proteins:
- the LOC142504848 gene encoding LOW QUALITY PROTEIN: beta-amylase 7-like (The sequence of the model RefSeq protein was modified relative to this genomic sequence to represent the inferred CDS: deleted 1 base in 1 codon), with translation MQRFSASEEDDDEMEMDVKEEDEDDDYDDEEEKNMGTPTVVGVDVGIVSMSGNKRFMQHHLYQDQPTPQGGGSRRCRPQEEKERTKLRERQRRAITAKILAGLRRHGNYNLRVRADINDVIAALAREAGWVVLPDGTTFPSRSQVARPTAAPSATVTSSSTHMAVQHTSPPSLRGIPPDDQNTVSHDASHGKGVFFPTSSPYSVSPVDRSQTSAIIGDGGEMKNDPFLGGPINTVDNRQVVDIPTKLQERDFAGTPHIPVYVMLPLGVINMKCELVDPDGLVKQLKVLKSINVDGVMVDCWWGVVEAHAPQEYNWNGYKRLFQILQELKMKLRVLMAFHECGGNVGDDVCIPLPHWVAEIGRSNPDIFFTDRLGRRNTECLSWGIDKERVLRGRTVVEVYFDFMRSFRVEFDEFFEDGIISMIVIGLGPCGELRYPSTPVKHGWRYPGIGEFQCYDQYLLKSLRKAAELRGHSFWARVPDNTGFYNSRPQETGFFCDCGDYDGYYGRFFLSWYSQVLVDHCDRVLSLAKLAFEGTCIATKLSGIHWWYKTASHAAELTAGFYNSCNRDGYISVMATLKRHGATLCFMPSEIGVYDNHVNFSEALADPEGLAWQVLNAAWDGCIPVASQNSLSCHDREGYNYLLEKAKPINDPDGRHFSSFTYLRLSQLLFEPQKFIEFERFVKRMHGEAVLEYQTSSERKNTT, from the exons ATGCAGAGATTTTCAGCTAGCGAAGAAGATGACGATGAAATGGAAATGGATGTGAAAGAGGAAGATGAAGATGATGATTACGACGATGAAGAAGAGAAGAACATGGGTACACCCACGGTGGTTGGCGTTGATGTGGGCATTGTATCTATGAGTGGTAACAAAAGGTTTATGCAGCATCATCTATATCAAGATCAACCAACTCCTCAGGGAGGAGGGTCTCGAAGGTGTAGGCCACAGGAAGAGAAAGAGAGAACAAAGCTTCGAGAGCGACAACGCAGAGCAATCACAGCAAAGATTTTGGCTGGGCTTCGACGACATGGGAACTACAATCTTAGAGTTCGAGCTGACATTAATGATGTCATAGCTGCTTTGGCACGGGAAGCAGGTTGGGTAGTTCTTCCCGATGGAACCACCTTCCCTTCCAGGTCACAG GTGGCAAGACCTACCGCTGCGCCAAGTGCCACAGTGACTTCATCCTCTACACATATGGCGGTGCAACATACTTCACCTCCTTCCTTGAGAGGCATTCCCCCTGACGATCAAAACACTGTCAGCCATGATGCATCTCACGGGAAAGGAGTTTTTTTTCCCACTTCATCTCCTTACAGTGTATCTCCAGTTGACAGATCGCAAACTTCAGCCATTATTGGAGATGGAGGAGAGATGAAGAATGATCCTTTCCTTGGAGGTCCCATAAATACAGTTGACAACAGGCAG GTTGTCGACATACCCACAAAATTACAGGAGCGTGATTTTGCTGGCACTCCCCATATTCCAGTTTATGTCATGCTGCCA CTGGGTGTCATCAATATGAAGTGCGAGCTTGTTGATCCAGATGGTCTGGTGAAGCAACTTAAAGTCTTGAAGTCGATCAATGTGGATGGTGTTATGGTGGATTGTTGGTGGGGTGTAGTCGAAGCTCATGCACCCCAAGAATATAACTGGAATGGCTACAAGAGGTTGTTTCAAATTTTACAAGAGCTGAAAATGAAGTTACGA GTTCTGATGGCTTTTCATGAATGTGGAGGGAATGTTGGGGATGATGTTTGTATTCCATTGCCTCACTGGGTGGCTGAAATTGGTCGAAGCAATCCAGACATATTTTTCACCGACAGATTGGGAAGGCGAAACACTGAGTGTCTTTCTTGGGGTATTGATAAGGAAAGAGTATTGAGAGGACGAACGGTTGTAGAG GTTTACTTTGATTTTATGAGAAGCTTTCGGGTTGAGTTTGATGAGTTTTTTGAGGATGGTATCATATCTATGATAGTTATTGGACTTGGTCCATGTGGAGAGCTGAGATACCCCTCTACTCCAGTGAAGCATGGTTGGAGATATCCTGGTATCGGCGAATTTCAG tGCTATGATCAGTATTTGTTGAAAAGCTTGCGGAAAGCAGCTGAACTAAGAGGACACTCTTTTTGGGCACGAGTGCCTGATAATACCGGTTTCTATAATTCACGGCCTCAAGAAACAGGCTTTTTCTGTGATTGTGGAGATTACGATGGCTATTATGGAAGGTTTTTCCTTAGTTGGTACTCTCAGGTTTTAGTTGACCATTGTGATCGAGTGCTTTCTCTGGCCAAATTAGCTTTTGAAGGAACCTGCATTGCTACAAAG CTATCAGGTATTCATTGGTGGTACAAGACTGCTAGTCATGCTGCC GAATTAACTGCTGGATTCTATAATTCATGCAATCGTGATGGCTATATTTCTGTTATGGCAACGCTAAAGAGGCATGGGGCCACTCTGTGCTTCATGCCTTCAGAAATTGGCGTGTATGATAATCATGTGAATTTCTCCGAGGCTTTGGCTGATCCTGAGGGTTTGGCTTGGCAA GTGTTGAATGCCGCCTGGGATGGCTGCATACCAGTTGCCAGTCAGAATTCTCTTTCCTGCCACGACAGGGAAGGCTATAACTATTTATTGGAAAAGGCAAAGCCCATCAATGATCCAGATGGGAggcatttttcttcttttacttATCTGAGGCTCAGTCAACTTCTTTTCGAGCCACAGAAATTCATTGAATTTGAACGATTTGTCAAGAGGATGCACG GAGAAGCTGTCCTCGAATATCAGACTAGTTCGGAAAGAAAAAACACCACATAG